The DNA sequence GTGCTTGATAAAGCAGCTTTCGCATTTGCCGAGAAGCTTCCCGTTGAGATAGATATCGGCAACGTTGTCAATGCCGTAGAAGCTAAGCTTTGTATTTTCAAATAAAAAGCCCTCTTCTATATCAAACTCTCTGAAAAAGCACCAGTTTTTATCATTAACCCATTCACAATGCTTTACGTTATCGTCAACAAAGGGGTCGGGATAAAGACCTGCATTTAATAAATCTGCGTGTATATCTCCCGGAACCTGAGCATCATAGCAGTTCTTTGATAGGTCAGCTATATTGATAGGCAGGCTGTCGGTATATTCAGTTACCTTCCAGTTACCGTTAAGATTTAATTTATTCATTCTTATCACCTTATTCTACAAGACCTGTTTTGTCTATGCTTTCTACAAATTTGTTCTGAACAGCCAGATACATCACCATAAGCGGTGCAACTGCAATTCCCGTACCTGCCATAACAACAGCCTCGTTAAAGATTTCTTTCATTTTAAGTTCGTTTTCACTTATTGAAATTTCAAGAGCCTGCAAAAGCTCATACATCTGAGGAAGCGCCTGAGGCAATAAAAACTGCTTTGCATCGGTTATATATAGTGAAGGCTCAAAGAAGTCGTTCCAATGCCATACAAACGAAAGCACGAAGCAAACGAGAAGCACAGGTGCGCTTGAAGGTAAAATAATTCTCAGATATGTCATATAGGGATTGCTTCCGTCAATTGCCGCCGCCTCCTCAAGAGAGGGGGAAAGCTGAATGAAAAACTGTCTGAAAAGGAAGATAAACAGTCCGCCCTTAAGTCCGCTTCCTAAAAAGGTGGGGATAATTAAAGCATTATAGCTTCCTATCCAGCCTAAATTCGAGTAGAGAATATACTGAGGCACTATAACTGTTTGTATGGGCACTATAATTGTAAGCAGTACAGCCGCAAACAGCACCTTTTTCAAAGGGAATTTATAGCGGGCAAAGCCGTAAGCTATAAAGGAGCAGGAAACAATGTGTCCTAAGGTTGAAACAGTTGTTACAAAAAGGGAATTGAAAAAGGTTGTTTTAAAATTCAATGCCTTTATAGCCGTTACCCAGTTTGACGGGGTAAATTCCTTAGGATACCACTTTACCGTTACGTCCATAAGGTCATTATAGGATTTAAAAGAGGTTACAAGCATAAATATAAAGGGATACAGGAATATAAATGCAAGATTTATCAGCAGCACGTAAATTATAACAGTAT is a window from the Oscillospiraceae bacterium genome containing:
- a CDS encoding carbohydrate ABC transporter permease, yielding MNIKFLSKLNVKGKAASGIYTVIIYVLLINLAFIFLYPFIFMLVTSFKSYNDLMDVTVKWYPKEFTPSNWVTAIKALNFKTTFFNSLFVTTVSTLGHIVSCSFIAYGFARYKFPLKKVLFAAVLLTIIVPIQTVIVPQYILYSNLGWIGSYNALIIPTFLGSGLKGGLFIFLFRQFFIQLSPSLEEAAAIDGSNPYMTYLRIILPSSAPVLLVCFVLSFVWHWNDFFEPSLYITDAKQFLLPQALPQMYELLQALEISISENELKMKEIFNEAVVMAGTGIAVAPLMVMYLAVQNKFVESIDKTGLVE